In Cicer arietinum cultivar CDC Frontier isolate Library 1 chromosome 7, Cicar.CDCFrontier_v2.0, whole genome shotgun sequence, a single window of DNA contains:
- the LOC101514637 gene encoding tetraketide alpha-pyrone reductase 2-like translates to MPEFCVTGGNGFIAAYLVKALLEKGYTVRTTVRNPDLEKVGYLTQLSGDKERLKILKADLLVEGSFDEAVIGVDGVFHTASPVLVPYDNNIQATLIDPCIKGTKNVLNSCAKANVKRVVLTSSCSSIRYRDDVQQISPLNESHWSDPDYCKRHNLWYAYAKTVGEREAWKIAKENDIDLVVVNPSFVVGPLLTPHPASTLYIILNIIKGLKGEYPNTTVGFVHIDDVIEAHLLAMEEPKASGRLICSGPVAHWSQIIEMLRAKYPSYPYESKCSNHEGDNGTHSMDTTKITQFGFPPFKTLEQMFDDCIKSFQDKGFL, encoded by the exons atgcCAGAGTTTTGTGTTACAGGTGGCAATGGGTTCATAGCAGCTTACCTAGTGAAAGCCTTATTAGAAAAGGGTTACACAGTGAGGACTACAGTGAGAAACCCAG aTTTGGAGAAGGTTGGGTATCTTACTCAATTAAGTGGAGACAAAGAGAGATTGAAGATTTTAAAAGCAGATTTATTAGTGGAAGGGAGCTTTGATGAGGCAGTAATTGGGGTTGATGGTGTGTTTCATACTGCGTCCCCTGTCCTTGTTCCATATGATAACAATATTCAG GCTACTTTGATTGATCCATGTATAAAAGGAACCAAGAATGTGTTGAATTCTTGCGCCAAAGCAAATGTGAAACGTGTGGTGCTAACATCTTCTTGCTCTTCCATAAGATATCGTGATGATGTGCAACAAATTTCTCCTCTTAATGAATCTCATTGGAGTGATCCAGATTATTGTAAACGTCACAAT CTGTGGTATGCATATGCAAAGACTGTGGGAGAGAGAGAGGCTTGGAAAATTGCAAAGGAAAATGACATTGATCTAGTAGTGGTTAACCCCTCTTTCGTTGTTGGTCCACTTCTTACACCACACCCAGCCAGCACACTTTACATCATACTAAACATCATCAAAG GTTTGAAAGGAGAATATCCAAACACAACAGTGGGCTTTGTCCATATAGATGACGTGATTGAAGCCCACTTGTTGGCCATGGAAGAGCCCAAAGCATCTGGCAGACTTATTTGTTCAGGCCCAGTAGCCCATTGGTCTCAAATTATCGAAATGCTTCGCGCCAAATATCCTTCTTATCCATACGAAAGCAA GTGTAGTAATCATGAAGGAGATAATGGTACACATAGCATGGACACCACCAAAATCACTCAATTTGGGTTTCCTCCATTCAAAACACTTGAACAAATGTTTGATGATTGCATCAAAAGCTTCCAAGACAAGGGTTTCTTATGA